In one Vulgatibacter incomptus genomic region, the following are encoded:
- the obgE gene encoding GTPase ObgE, with the protein MKFVDQVRIFVKAGDGGHGAVAFRREKFIAKGGPSGGDGANGGSVIFRADTQLTTLLDYRYQQHHRAPNGQPGMGSDCNGRGGEDLVLRVPVGTVFKDAETHEILSDLAEPGQEWTAARGGRGGLGNMNFATSTRQAPRFAQPGTPGEETTLLLELKLLADVGLIGYPNAGKSTLISVVSRAKPKIADYPFTTLVPNLGVVGYKDHKSFVVADIPGLIEGASEGAGLGHQFLRHVERCRILVHLVDASAPDLDPERALDTDFATINRELARYSQELAGRPQIVALNKCDLPEARERAEAFAKKLRRRKNAPKVFLISAATRDGVDALVDACAEVLWSAQA; encoded by the coding sequence ATGAAGTTCGTCGATCAGGTTCGAATCTTCGTAAAAGCCGGTGACGGCGGCCACGGCGCGGTGGCGTTCCGCCGCGAGAAGTTCATCGCCAAGGGCGGCCCCTCCGGCGGCGACGGGGCCAACGGCGGCAGCGTGATCTTCCGCGCCGACACCCAGCTCACCACGCTTTTGGACTACCGCTACCAGCAGCACCACCGGGCGCCGAACGGGCAGCCGGGCATGGGCTCGGATTGCAACGGCCGCGGAGGCGAGGATCTCGTCCTGCGGGTGCCGGTGGGCACGGTGTTCAAGGACGCGGAGACGCACGAGATCCTCTCGGATCTCGCGGAGCCCGGCCAGGAGTGGACCGCAGCGAGGGGCGGGCGGGGCGGCCTCGGCAACATGAACTTCGCCACCTCGACCCGCCAGGCGCCGCGCTTCGCCCAGCCCGGGACACCGGGTGAGGAGACGACGCTCCTCCTGGAGCTCAAGCTCCTGGCCGACGTCGGCCTCATCGGCTATCCCAACGCGGGCAAGTCGACGCTGATCTCGGTGGTCTCCCGGGCGAAGCCGAAGATCGCCGACTATCCGTTCACCACCCTGGTGCCGAACCTGGGCGTGGTCGGCTACAAGGATCACAAGAGCTTCGTCGTCGCCGACATCCCCGGTCTCATCGAGGGTGCGAGCGAGGGCGCGGGGCTGGGACACCAGTTCCTGCGGCACGTGGAGCGCTGCCGGATCCTCGTCCACCTGGTGGACGCCTCGGCGCCGGACCTCGACCCGGAGCGGGCGCTAGATACCGACTTCGCGACGATCAACCGGGAGCTCGCCCGCTACTCCCAGGAGCTCGCGGGGCGGCCCCAGATCGTCGCGCTGAACAAGTGCGACCTGCCGGAGGCCCGGGAGCGGGCCGAGGCGTTCGCGAAGAAGCTGCGCAGGCGCAAGAACGCGCCGAAGGTCTTCCTGATCTCGGCTGCGACGCGAGACGGGGTCGACGCCCTCGTCGACGCCTGTGCGGAGGTTCTCTGGAGCGCGCAGGCGTGA
- a CDS encoding outer membrane lipoprotein carrier protein LolA, whose protein sequence is MKSLIATALLAAAGTSAQAATPAPATPATTAPAKAPPLAMPSDVAALVAKLQAFYEKSPGLDTRFDQSFTQGGMPSRLGGATAKGRMRFRKPDGATGPLMRWDYDDGRILLLVKDRSWTFDPDTKQATEYRVDPGQLSAAVTFMWGKGRLAEEFEIVQSKRDFGGDGTALELTPRKPSGFSKVFLVADPATGKVSRSVVVQSNGSENHLIFHDTQANAKVVQADFDPDRAFPAGTSRVRAAVPGQ, encoded by the coding sequence ATGAAGAGCCTCATTGCGACGGCGCTGCTCGCGGCCGCCGGAACTTCGGCCCAGGCGGCCACGCCCGCCCCTGCAACCCCTGCGACCACGGCGCCCGCCAAGGCGCCGCCGTTGGCGATGCCCTCCGACGTCGCCGCGCTGGTGGCGAAGCTCCAGGCCTTCTACGAGAAGAGCCCGGGCCTCGACACCCGCTTCGATCAGAGCTTCACCCAGGGCGGGATGCCGTCGAGGCTCGGCGGGGCGACCGCCAAGGGCCGGATGCGCTTCCGGAAGCCCGATGGTGCGACCGGGCCGCTGATGCGCTGGGATTACGACGACGGCCGGATCCTGCTGCTCGTGAAGGATCGGAGCTGGACCTTCGATCCCGACACGAAGCAGGCGACCGAGTACCGCGTGGATCCGGGGCAGCTCTCGGCAGCCGTCACCTTCATGTGGGGCAAGGGCCGCCTGGCCGAAGAGTTCGAAATCGTGCAGTCGAAGCGCGACTTCGGCGGCGACGGGACGGCGCTGGAGCTCACGCCCCGGAAGCCCTCGGGCTTCTCCAAGGTCTTCCTGGTCGCCGATCCCGCCACCGGAAAGGTGAGCCGCTCGGTGGTGGTCCAGTCGAACGGCAGCGAGAACCACCTGATCTTCCACGACACCCAGGCGAACGCGAAGGTCGTTCAGGCGGACTTCGATCCCGATCGCGCGTTCCCCGCCGGCACGTCCCGGGTGCGGGCCGCGGTCCCTGGGCAGTAG